The Polyangium mundeleinium genome contains the following window.
GGGCCGGAGGACGGCGGCGTCGACGGGGGGCCGCCGAAGCCTCCGCAGGGGCAAGCCCACAAGTTCTGCGTGCCCAACGTGCCGTTCTCGTGTCCGTGCAACGAGAAGCGGGACGGGGTCGAGAAGGATTGCTCGAACTCGAACCAGTACGGCACGTGCACGGGCGTCGAGGCGTGCAACGCCGCGTCGAGCTCCTTCGAAGGATGCACGGCGAAGGTCCCCGCGGCCGAGACGTGCAACGCAGAGGACGACGACTGCGACGGGATGACCGACGAGGGCGAGCCGAACGTGCTCTGCAGCGAGGAAGGGCCGGTGCCGCCGCACGCGTCGTGGACCTGCTCGCCGCAAGGCACGTGTGGGCTCGGGCCGTGCGAAGTGGGGTGGGCGGCCTATCCGCCCGGCCCGATCGCGAACGGCTGCACGTGCCCGGTCGAGATGGGCGAGCCGAACGACCTCTGCGCGAACGCGACGCCCGCGGGCAGCGTGAGCGATACCGACGGGAGCAGCATCACGATCACGGGCACGCTCGGCGGCGCGACGGACGTGGACGTGTGGTCGTTCGACACGGTGGACACGAACGAGCTCACGACGAACGCGTACCACGTGAGCATCGATTTCGTGGTCCCGATGCCGAACAACGAGTTCGTGATCGACGTGATCCGCGGCGAGGCGTGCACGGACACGCCCTCGGGCGGCTCCGCGGGGATCACGTCGTACGACTGGTGCGTCGACGGGAAGTCGGCGGATGGCCTTTCGGGCGAGGTGCCGTGCGCGAACGACGGCTCGCAGACCGTGCACTGCAACAACAACTCCACGAAGTACTTCGTGCGCGTCTACCGCAGGCTCGGCGCCCCGGGGACGTGCACGCAGTACAGCCTCCTCGTGACCGCGAAGGGCGGCGATCCTTGCGATTTCACGCAGAAGTGCCAGTAACGGCCTGACCATGGACCTCGAGCCGAACGAGACCGAGGCGCTCGTCCAGCGCACGGCCCGCGACTACGCCGAGCGGGTGATCCGGCCCGTCGCGGCCGATCTCGACCGTGACAAGGACATCCCGCGCGACATCCTGCGAGGGCTCGCCGATCTCGGCCTGATGGGCGTGAACGTGCCCGCGGCGCTCGGCGGGGCCGAGGCGGGCGTCGTGGCGTACGCGCTGGCGATGATGGAGATCGCGCGTGCGTGCGCCTCCACGGCCGTGACGATGAGCGTGACGAACATGGTCGCGGAGGTGATCGCGCGGTTCGGCACGGAGGCGCAGCGCGCGACGTACGTGCCGCGGATCTGCGCGGGCGAGTACGCGGCCGGGTCGTTCGCCCTGAGCGAGCCGGAGGCAGGCAGTGATCCCGGCTCGATGCGGACCGTGGCCGAGCGGACCGAGGATGGCTGGGTGCTGCGCGGGCAAAAGCAGTGGATCACGAACGGCGCGTGGGCGGGCGTGTTCGTGGTCTGGGCGCGCACGGGCGGGCCGGGGACGCGTGGTCTGTCGGCGTTCCTCGTGGAGGGCGGGACGCCGGGGCTCCGGTGCGGCCGGCCCGAGGACAAACTGGGGCTGCGCGCGTCGAACACGGTGCCGATCGAGCTCGACGACTGCAAGGTGCCGGCGGACGCGCTGCTCGGCAGCGAGGGCGAGGGCTTCAAGATCGCGATGATGGCGCTCGACGGCGGGCGCATCGGGATCGCGTCGCAGGCCGTGGGCATCGCGACGGCGGCGCTCGAGGAGGCCACGCAGTACGCGCGCGAGCGCAAGCAGTTCGGCCGGTCGATCGGCGACTACGAGGCGATCCAGTGGTCGCTCGCCGATGGCCGGACGGAGCTCGACGCGGCGCGGGCGCTCACGCTGCGCGCGGCGTGGCTCAAGGAGAAGGGGCGGCCGTTCTCGGCCGAGGCGGCGATGGCGAAGCTCTACGCGAGCGAGGCGTCGAACCGGATCTGCCAGCGGGCGCTGCAGATCCACGGCGGCTACGGCTACGTGCGTGACTTCGCGGTGGAGCGTCACCTGCGCGACGCGCGCGTGACGACGATCTACGAGGGGACGAGCGAGATCCAGCGGATCGTGATCGCCCGGAGCGCGACGCGCTGAAGGCGTGAGCGCAACCCGTTGGGGATCCAACGGGTTTGTCCGTCAGACGAAGATCCGCGTCAGGACGAAGATGACGACCGCGATCACGGCCCCGAAGAGGAGCGTGTAGAGCAGGACGCGCTTCAGGATGACGCGGAGCTTGTTCTTGAGGAGCGTCTTGACGAGCTTCCAGAGGAGGCCGAGGACTTCACGGATGAGCTTCCACACGCGGAGATCCTAGCGCGGCTCGGCGCGCCGTGCCTCAAGGCCGAACACTTCTTCACGGGGCCGGCGAGGGCTCACTCCGCGACGAGGGACACCTTGCCTGCGTAACTTCCAGGCGACGGGAAGCTCATGCCGCGCAGCGCTTCGACGATGCACGTGGCCGCGGCATCGCCCTTGGGATCGGCGCTCGACACGCCCACGGCGAGGGGCTTGCCGTCGGTGTCGAGGTACATCGTGGCCTTGATCGGGCCCGCGCCCTGGCCCGCGCGGCACGTGGCGAGGGCTTGCTGGGCCTTGGGGAGCTCCTTGCCCAGGCGACCCGGGTCGAGCGAGACGGGCGGACGCTCGTCGGCGCTCGGGTCGAAGGAGAAGCCGCCCTCGGCGAGGCCTTCCTTTCCACCCACGGGAGAAGGCCAGCTCGCGCCGCGCAGCGCGCCCAGCATGCACGACTCGGTGTCGCGATCGCCGAGCGTCGACTCCTTGAGATACGCGACGGTGGCCGTTCCGCCCTGCGCGATCCGCAAGGCGAAGCGGATCTCGCCGCCCATGAAGGGGATGCGGCGCACGCCGTTGTGGAAACACGCGCTGAGTTTGTCCGAGGTGCGCTGCAGCGTCGATTGCACCTTGTCTTGATCGAGCGCGCCGATCTCGGCTTCGAAGTTGGCGCCGCCGCTCCCGCCGCTCGTCGAGGTATCCGTGCCGCCCGTGTCCGGCGGCTTGTTCACCGCCACCTCGCCCCCGCAACCCGCGAGCGAGGCGAGCGCCGCGAGCGCGGCGATTCGGGCCCGAAGAGAACCAATACCCAGGCTTCTTTCGTTGCTCTTCATCATGCCTTCAACATGGTTTGCGCGATGATCGATCGCTGCGTTCCGCTGCTCTCCTCGACGAGCTCGGTGGTGCGCGCGTCGCGGAAATGACGTCCGAGGCCCTCGCTCGCGCCTCCGCCGCGCGCGCCGAGGATGTCCATGGCTCGGTGCGCGACGCGGGTCGACATCTCGGAGGCGAAGAGCTTTCCGATGGATCGCTCGGCCGAGGAAGGCGCGCCGCGATCCGCGAGGTGCGCGGCGCGCAGCACGAGCAGGCGCGCGGCCTCGATCTCGACGGACATGTCGGCGAGCTGCGCCTGCACACCGAGCAGGCCCGGCGTCTTCACGCGATCCTGCGTGCCCTTCACGTGCGCCGCCGCCTTCTCGAAGGCCGCGCGCGCGACGCCGATCGCCTCCGCCGCGACGGCGATCCGCGCGTCTTCGAGCGCCGCCGTGGCGATCGCCTGTCCCTCGCCCGCCGCGCCGATCACGTCGGCCGCGTCGACACGAACGCCGCGCGCGCGCAGCAGGGCCACGCCTGCCGCGCGCCGGCCCACGCCCGCCTCCGCGGGCACGACGTCGAGCCCTGGTGCACCCTTCGGGACGAGGAGCGCGACGAGGCGTGGATCGTTCGGGGCGCGGTTTGTCGCCGCAAACACCAGGAAAACGTCTGCCGCGGGGCCGAGGATCACAGGGCCTGCTTCGCCATCGAGGACGAACCCACCGTCGGCGCTGGGCTCGGCGAAGAGGGAAGCGGGCTCCGCGGGATCGGGCATCGCGGCCGCGCCGAGCGAGGCGCCGCGCGCGAGCGGGGCTAGGTGCTTCTGTTTTTGCGCGTCGCTGCCCGCGTGGAGGAGCGTGCGCGCGACGAGCGCCACGTGTGTGCCCGCGATCGCCGCCGAACTCGCGCACGCCGCGGCGATCTCCTCGATCACGAGCGCGAGCGCGACGAGGTCACCGCCGGATCCGCCGTGCTCCGCGGGGATCGTGAGGCCGAGCAGGCCCGCGTCGCCGAGCGTTCGCGCGTGTCCCTCGGGGAGGCGCGCGTCGTGATCGATCTCGGCGGCCCGCGGCGCGAGATCACGCGCGGCGAGGGCGCGCGCGGCTTCCTGGAAACGCTTTTGCTCGTCGGTGAGGTCGAAGTCCATGGCAGGTCGCAAGAAACGGGGTTTTTCCGGTGGCGGGCTCAGAACGTGCCCAGGATCGAGGCGCCTCCGCCGTGGGGGCCGAACGAAGGAACGAGCCACGCGCGTGGCGCCTCGGGGCCGGGCTCCTTCGGCGCGGAGCGCGAGACGAAAAACAGCACGACGCCCGCGGCGAGGGCCGCGCCGCCCACGCCGAAGCCGATCGTCGAGGCGAGGGCCTTCGTCTGCGCACCTTCGATGAGGGCGAATCCCTCGGCGTTGCACTTCTTTTCAGGGCAAAGCGGATCGGCCTTCCCCACGTCGCTCGACGCGAGCCCGCCGAACACCGCGCCGACGCCGAGCGCGGCGACGCCCACGCCGCCCGCGACGAACGCCGCGATGCGCAGGCCGTTCGTGCCGGATGCGGCGGGAGGCGCGTCGCTCGTCTCCTTCTCGACGGGCTTCACGTTCGGAGCCGCCACGAGCGCAGGCACCGAGACGGTCTTCGCGTCGGCGTCCTTGCCGACGACGATCTTCGTGGACCACGACAAGAACCCGGGCGCGGTCGCTCCGATCGTGTGCTCGCCGGGATCGACGGGGATGGGGTCGCCGAGGAGCGCGGCCCCGACGACCTCGCCGTTTCGTTTGATCACGAGGCCCGCCGCGGGCGTTTCTGCGTCGATGCGCAGGCGCGAGAGCTTGGGGGCGAGCTTGCCCGCGAACTCCTCGGCGATCCGCAGGCGATCGGTGTCGCCCGTGGCGTGCGCCAGGGTCGCGGCTTCCTTGTACCGCGCCCACGCGGTGGCGGTGCGGCCGAGCTGCTCGTTGCAGAGCCCCAGGTTCAAGAACGCGCCGACCGAGGGATCGAGCCGCGAGCTCTCCTCGAACTTGGGACACGCCTCCGCGGGTTTGCCCTGGTCCATGAGCTCACGGCCGCGCACGAAGGCTGCCTCGGCGATGGCTTTCTTGTCGCCGCCCTGCGCGGCCGCGGGGCCCGGAGCCAGCGCGATCGCCGCCACGAGCGTGAGCGCGGCGGCGAGGGGCCTCCGAGGGGCGCGGGCCCTCGGGGCGCTAGCGGCGCGTGAAAGCGGTGTTTGCATTTTTCTTCGTCGTGCCTGGCGGCGCCGTCGTGGCCTTGCTCGTGGGCTTCGGGCCCGGCGGAGGCGTCGCGGGCGCGCTCGTGGAGGCGCCTTCTGCCGGCGACGCGGAGGGCGACGCGGAGGGCGACGCGGAGGCCGAGCCGCTCGGCGGGGCCGTGGATTCGGGGGTGCTCGCGAGCGCCGAGGACATCGACGAAGCCGTGATCACGGGCGCGGGGATCGCGGGCGCCTCCTCGGGCACTCCGGTGGCGATCGGCGTCGTGGAAGAGGCTTCGACGCTCGATCGGAACAGGAACACGAGCACGCCGCCGAGGATCCCGATGAGCGCGCCGAGGCCGAGCGCGACAAACAGGAACGATCGACCCGCATCGGGCGAGGGCGGCCGCGTCCGCGCGGCGCTGGCGAACGCGGCGGCCGCGTGCGCGCTCCGCGGGCCCGTGTAGAGATCGGCCTCGATGCGGCTCAGATCGGGCTCGATCACGTCGAGCGGCGGGGTTTGCCCGAGCGCGAGGATGGTCGGCCCGGTCGTCGTGCCCGGCGGCGGGAGCTCCGGCGCGGACGCGATCTGCACCGGCAGCGGCATCGTCTTGTGCGCGGTCTGCGCAGCGACCTCCGCGGGCGGCGGGGTGGAGGCCAGCGTGGAGCTGATGACCGAATTGCGTCGCCCCGAGTTGCGGAGCGGCTCCGTGCTCGGGACCTCGGTCCATTCGGCGATCCCGCGCGCGTCCGGCGCCTGCATCGCAGGCAAGGTCGGCTGGGAGGGCAGGCGCGGGGACTCGCCGGGCGCGCCGACGGCGGGCGGCGGAAGACCGGCCATCCGCGCGACGCGGTCGAGGGTGCTCTGCGAGCGCAAGGGCGCGTAGGGCGCGAGCGCGACGGCAAACTCGGCGATCGACTGGTACCTTTGGTTCTTGTCGCGCTCGTAGGCGCGCTCCATCCGCGCGGCGAGGTCGGCCGAGAGGTCGGGACGGAAGTCGCGGAGCGGGCGCGGCGTGCCCGTGAGCACCGCGGCGCAGAGGTTGGGCAAGGTCTCCGCGTAGAAGGGCTGCGTGCCCGCGATGAGCTCGAAGAGCGTGATGCCGAGCGAGTAGATGTCGGTGCGGTGATCGACGCCGCGTGTCTCCTGCATCTGCTCGGGCGACATGTAGAGCGCCGAGCCCATCGCGGTCGCCGTGCGCGTCAGCGCGTGATCGCCCGGCGCGCCTTGCATCTTCGAGATGCCGAAGTCGAGCAGCTTGACGAGCGGCGATCCGTCGCGGCGGCTCGCGAGGAAGAGGTTCGCGGGCTTCAGATCGCGGTGGACGATGCCGTACGAGTGCGCCTCGGCGATGGCCTCGCAGGCCTGCAGGATGTAGTCGATCGCGTCGGGCACCGCGAGGACGCCGTCCTTGAGCTGCCTGGCGAGGTCCCGGCCGTCGAGGAACTCCATCACCATGTACGGCGCGCCGTTCTCGAGCGTGGCCACGTCGAGCACACGGGCGACGTGCTCGCTCTTGATCTTCACGGCGGCGCGCGCCTCGCGCTGGAAGCGCGCCGAGGCCTCGGGGTGCTGCGCGTACTCGGGCAGGAGGAATTTCAGCGCGACCCGCTCGTCGAGCGCGACGTGCCGGGCCTCGACCACGTATCCCATGCCACCTTGCCCGAGCACACGCTCGACGCGGTACTTCTGAGCGAGGAGGGTGCCCGGTGCGACGGCGGTGGCCGGCGAGGCATGGGGAGACGCATTCGACGTCACGGACCTGGGCCCATGATGGCGCCCACCGCCCTCGGACGGCAAGGACGTTCTCTCACGTGCAGAGCGGGAGATCGAAGCGCACAGCCGTTCCCTTGCCGAGTTCGCTCTCGATCTCGATGTATCCGCCGACGGCCTCGAGGAGGGTCTTGACGACGGAGAGACCGAGGCCCGTGCCTTTGCCCGAAGGTTTCGTCGTGAAATAGGTCTCGAAGACACGCGCGAGGATCTCGGGCGAGATGCCCGTCCCCGCGTCCTCGACGAGGCAGACCGCGCGCCCCGACTCGCGGTTCTCGCTCACCTCGATGCGGATGAGCCGCCCCTCCGGCGGCTGCTCGATCACCGCGTCCGCGGCGTTCGTGATGAGGTTGACGAAGATCTGTTCGAGCTTCGTGCGGCTCATGGCCACGCGCACGGGCGCCGGCGGCGCGTTCGTCATGATGCTGACGCGCTTCGTGCGGCCCGAGACGTGGAGCATCGAGAGCACGCCCGAGATGACGGTCATCAGGTCGAGGACCTCCTGCCGATCCTGGCTTGGCGTGCCGAGGTGCAGGAGGTTCCGCGCGTGCTCGGTCAGGTGCGCGACGCCGCGCTCGAGGGCCACGAGATCATCGGGCTCCGGCGGCTTGCCCGCGTGGGCGCGCATGCGGATGAAGGTCGCGGTGTGGGTGAGGACGGCGGCGACGTTGTTGAGCTCGTGCCCGACGCCCGCGGCGATGGTGCCGAGCGTGGCGAGCCGGTCGGCCTGGAGCAGGCGCGCGCGCGTGCGCTCGAGCTCCTCGATGAGCCATTTGCGGTGCCCCTCGGGATCCTGCGGGATCGGCGGCACGTCGCTCTTGCGGCCCCCCACGATCACGCTCGAAGGGCCCAGGCTGTGCGGGCCCGAGTGCGGGCCCGAGTGCGGCCCCGAGTGCGGGGCGCTCTGGAACATCGGACGTGGGGGAGGGGCCGGCGGGAGGGGGGGCCCGTTCGAAGCAGGGGATCCCTGCGCTCTCACCCCGCCCCGTACGTCGCTTTTGCCGTCACTCATGCCTGCACGGCGATGGTAACACGTTTGGCCAGGGGATCACTGAGCGTTTGGGGTCCCAAGGATCGGCTCGAACTCGTCCCAGCCGTACCGCTTGAGGTAGTTGCGCCAGACACCCTCGCATTGCGGCCCGTATTTGCACGTTCCGCACGCCTGCCGTTTGTCCCGCTGGGCCTCGTCGAGATCTTGCCGTGTGACGAGGACGAGCCCCCGGCCACGCCCGTCCGCGGCACGCTCGGGCGCGCGCGCCGCGTCGAGGTTTGCCTTATCGCCGAGGTCGAAGTGCCGGTAGCGCTCGACGTACCCGCGGTTGAAGTCGGCGACGCCCTCCGTCGTGCAGAGCGGGATGTCCACGAGGAACGCCATCGGCCGCGCCTCGCCGACCTCCGCGAGGAAGCGCCGGAACGCGTCGGCGGTGTCCGTGTAGCGCGGGAAGATCTGCTCGAAGTACGTGTCCGCGCGGCCGTTCGCCTGCATCACGTTGAAGACGACCTGATCGACGCCGCACTGCCGCAGGAAGCGGTAGATGTCGAGCATGTGCGGGAGGTTCCGGTCCGTGAGCACCGTCGAGGTGTGGAGCTCGACGCCGAAGCGCTTGAGCTTGGCGATCGAGGCGAGGCCGGCGGCGGTCTGCTCGAAGCTGTCGGGGGTGCGGGTGAGGCCCTCGTGGAGCTTCTTCGTGTGGCCGTGGATCGAGACGTAGAACCGGTTCATCCCGGCCTTCGCGAGCAGCGCGGCGTAGGGCAGGTGCGAGAGGCGCCGGCCGTTCGTCATCACGCTGATCTTGCGGTAGCCGAGGCCCTTGGCCATCGACACGAGGTCGGGTAGCTCGGGGCGCGTCGTGGGTTCACCCGAGGTGAAGCAGACCTCCTCGGAGCCCTGGTTCTGCTCGAGGATCCACCGCACGCGCTCGGTGGTCATCGCCGAGTTGTTCACGTAGCGGCCGTCGCGATCTTCCTCCATGCAGAAGATGCAGTTGTTGTTGCAGACGGCGCCGATGGAGACGTGGATACGCTCCTCGCGGGTGGAGAGCCGCTCCGCGATGGTCGGCTCGGCAGCGTTGGCTCCGTCGGACAAGCGTCGGCCTCGGGAAAAGCGTCTTCCAGCGCGTGGCGTGTGTCAACCGATTCCGCTCCCTTCCGGATGGACGCGGGCTGGGAGGTTTGGTAGCCCGTCATTCAAATGGAAAGAAACCTTTTCCGCGAAGAGCACGAGCTGTTCCGAACGTCCTTCCGCCGGTTCATCGACCGCGAGGTCAAGCCGCACCAGGAGCGGTGGATGGAGCAGGGGAGCGTCGACCGCGAGGCGTGGCGCAAGGCGGGGGAGGGGGGCTTCCTCTGCCCGTCGCTCGATCCGGCCTACGGCGGCGCGGGCGGTGATTTCCTCCATTCGGTGATCGTGATCGAGGAGATGGCCCGGGCTTACGACGCCGGCTTCGCGATGTCGCTGCACTCGGACGTCGTGGTGCCGTACATCGAGACCTTCGGCACGGAGGAGCAGAAGCAGCGCTGGCTGCCCGGCTGCGCGTCCGGGGAGATCGTGACAGCGATCGCGATGACGGAGCCGGGGACGGGCAGCGATCTTGCGGGGCTCGCGACGACGGCCGTGCGTGACGGCGACCATTACGTCTTGAATGGGGCGAAGACGTTCATCTCGAACGGCATTCTCTGCGACATCTGCATCGTGGCGGCGAAGACGGATTCGAATCCGGAGAACGCGCACCGGGGCATCAGCCTGTTCGTCGTGGAGGCGGGGACGCCGGGGTTCGTGAAGGGCAAGAAGCTGCGCAAGATGGGGCTGCCCTCGCAGGACACGTCGGAGCTCTCCTTCGAGGATTGCCGCGTGCCCGTGAAGAACCTCCTCGGCGAGGAGGGCGGGGGGTTCGTGATGCTGATGAAGAAGCTCCAGCAGGAGCGGCTCGTCGTGGCGATCGGGTGTCAGGCGGGGGCGGAGCGGATCCTCGAGGACACGGTCGCGTATTGCAAGGAGCGCAAGGCGTTCGGCAAGCCGATCGCGAAGTTCCAGAACACGCAATTCAAGCTGGCCGAGTGCGCGACGAAGGTCGAAGTGGGCCGCACGTTCCTCGATCGCCTCATCGCGGAGCACGTCGCGGGCAAGTACCTCGTGAAGGAGTGCTCGATGGCGAAGCTCTGGCAATCGGAGATGCTCGGCGAGGTGGTCGACGAGTGCCTGCAGTTCTTCGGTGGGTATGGCTACATGCTCGAATACCCGGTGACGCGGGCTTACATGGATGCGCGCGTGCAGCGGATCTTCGCCGGGACGAACGAGATCATGAAGGTGATCATCGCGAAGCAGATGGGGCTCTGAGGGGGGCGAGGGGCCATCGTCCTTCGTCCTCGACGACGCGGATGACGCGTTCGAGGCGAAGACGCGACCGCGCGTGCGATCGTCGGCAGCCCGACGAGCCACACCAGGAGGGGCACCCATGCAACACCCCTCACCGACCGCGCTCCCCTGCCATGGCGGCCACGAGAGCCGGGCCGGGAAACGTTGTCAAGCTCGCTTGCGGGGGCGCAAAAGGGCCGATCTACCTTGCGCGGCGTGCCTTGCACGCACGCAAATCGGGCATCCCCCTTCCCGAGGACCGTCTTGCACCGACGCGAGAGCGCCCAAACCGATCACGAGGCGTGCCTTGCACCGGTGCAAGCACGCCTAAACACGCGGCACGACCCTTCTCGCGTGCATGCAAGCAACCCGAAACGCTCGTCCCGCCCCGCCTTGCACGCACGCAAGCGCGGCCATCCATCCGTCCCCGCGCCTCTTGCGCCCACGCGAGACGCAGGGTGCACACGCGCCGGTGGCCTTTGCGTCGACGCAAGCCCCGTCGCGACGCGGCGTTCCTTCGATTTGCACGGAAGCACCCCCCGCTGTGCCCCCGCGACGCGACCTGCTCGACACGCGCACGGACGCCGGCGCAGGGCTCATCAACCCCGGGTCCAGCGCTTGCGCTGGTTCGGGTCCAGGGGCGAAGAGCCCCTGGTCGGGCCCGGGGTGAAACCCCGGCGCGACGCTACACCAGCACCCCCTCCGTCTCGTCCCTACCGCCCCCGTCTCAAGATCCGCCCAATCTTCTTCCCCAATCCATCCGGCCCCGCCGGCGCGCTCGCCACGTCGGCTGCGCCTGCTGAGACGAGCCGCGTCATGCGGTCGGGCGTGAGCGACGATGCGCAGACGAGGACCCGCGCCCGCGGCTGGGTCCGGGCGAGCTCGACGATCTTCGCGGCTGCGCCGTCCACGTCCGTGCCTGCGTCGATGAGCACCACGGCGAGGTTCGCTCGGCCCTTGTCGTCGAGGGCTTCGAGCGGGATCAGATAGATGCCTTGGGAGGCGAGGCCCGTGACGCACGAAGGGTCGATGCCCGACGCGCTGGGCATCCGGATCCATCCGACCTCCGTGAGCCCGTGTCCTGGATCCGTTGAATCTTGGGCGCGGGCACGTTGCCCGTCCCATTGCGGCACGCGTGACTCCCGGCCGCCGAGCGGCTCGTTTCCTTTGCGCGTGACGAGCTGCGTCGCGAGCGACTGGGGGTCGAGCGCGTCCTCGAGCCGCTTTTTGGCCACCCCGGCGTTTGCTGGCCTGCGCTCCGGTTGCTTGGCGAGCATGTCGAGGCGTAACTTTTCGAGCAGCGGCGGCACGGGGTCCGAGCCGGTCGGGCGTGCGAGCGGCGGCGGCGGCAAGAACAGGTGCGCCGAGATGATCTCGATGGAGTTTTTCCCGAGGAAGGGCGGCCTGCCTTGCAGCATCGCCGTCAGGACACACCCGATCGCATAAATGTCCGTCGCGGGGCCGACGGCGAGCGAATGACATTGCTCGGGGCTCATGTACTCGGGCGTGCCGCCCACGGCCTCGGGCTTCGTGAGCGTCGGGCCGCTATCGTCTTCCTTGGGCAGCTCGACGTGCGCGAGACCAAAATCGAGGATCTTGACGGTGCGCTTGCTGCCCTCGTCCGTCAGGAAGATGTTTTCCGGTTTCAGGTCCCGGTGCACGATGCCGCGCGCGTGCGCCACGTCGAAGGCGTCGAGGACCTGCCCGAGGATGTCCCGTACGTCGGTGAGCGGCGGCGCCTCGTCCCGGTCGCGGAGCCACGAATGCAGCGTGACCCCGACGAGGTATTCCATGACCAGGAAGGGCAACCCTTCGTCTTCGCCGTAATCGATGACGCGAACCACGTTCGGGTGGTTGAGCAGCGTCGCGGCCCGGGCTTCGCGGTAAAACCTCCGCACGTAGTCGGGCTCGATCGAGATGTTGTAATGGAGCAGTTTCACCGCGACCGGCATGCGCAAGGTCACGTGCTCGGCGCGGTAGACCTCGCCCATGCCGCCCGAGCCGATCCGGGCGAGGAGGCGATACTTGCCCGCGAGGACGAGGCCGACGTGCCCGCCCGTGCGCTCCCGGAGGATCGGGGGGGCCTTCGCGACGGCTTGGTACGCGAGGTCCTGGGGGGAGGGGAGGGTTTGCAGCGTCGTGTGGTGCTGCGCTTCGAGATCGTCGAGATTGTCGACCCCGGGCGGGCGGACGCTGATGCGCACCGGTACCTGTCCGCTCGTTGGGCCCCCAGGCTTCGAAGGGGAACGGTCATCGTCGTCGTCGCCGCTCATCGGCTCTCTGCCTCCAGGCGGAATCCGAGGGATCCGGTCACCGTGCCCGCCGCCTGCCAGGTGACGCTCTCCGCGCGCCCGATCCAGCCGGA
Protein-coding sequences here:
- a CDS encoding serine/threonine-protein kinase, which gives rise to MRISVRPPGVDNLDDLEAQHHTTLQTLPSPQDLAYQAVAKAPPILRERTGGHVGLVLAGKYRLLARIGSGGMGEVYRAEHVTLRMPVAVKLLHYNISIEPDYVRRFYREARAATLLNHPNVVRVIDYGEDEGLPFLVMEYLVGVTLHSWLRDRDEAPPLTDVRDILGQVLDAFDVAHARGIVHRDLKPENIFLTDEGSKRTVKILDFGLAHVELPKEDDSGPTLTKPEAVGGTPEYMSPEQCHSLAVGPATDIYAIGCVLTAMLQGRPPFLGKNSIEIISAHLFLPPPPLARPTGSDPVPPLLEKLRLDMLAKQPERRPANAGVAKKRLEDALDPQSLATQLVTRKGNEPLGGRESRVPQWDGQRARAQDSTDPGHGLTEVGWIRMPSASGIDPSCVTGLASQGIYLIPLEALDDKGRANLAVVLIDAGTDVDGAAAKIVELARTQPRARVLVCASSLTPDRMTRLVSAGAADVASAPAGPDGLGKKIGRILRRGR